In Chromobacterium rhizoryzae, one genomic interval encodes:
- a CDS encoding nucleoid-associated protein, translating into MLAIGECRVERLVVHRVGNAARGEGARLSERASSVDEEVSSLLLGGYLKNIVSDKRQHQFFHESDLNLNEIYHYTRQFFRGELDFLAVSQRIAKHLYARSQHPNINAGDLLVILFSGLNDGDRELRALGVFKSEIRDDFLTVVESGDVFDISHASGINPRLIDKGALILEHGPTVYAVDRLSREAKFWLDDFLKAMRVPDKASSSKMMASVVEQLSEEIEDPLQQARFKDEFLNLVSSEEDVSARQLASAAEKFVPREQVDQAMGSAAESYGFALDEEAKLPAKGMARQLEKTLSKYGVGHGISVLLPTGITLKNIQSQNDGEGELTLTLRLNKRG; encoded by the coding sequence ATGTTGGCGATTGGCGAATGCAGGGTGGAGCGGCTGGTGGTGCACCGGGTGGGCAATGCCGCGCGCGGCGAGGGCGCGCGCCTGTCCGAGCGGGCCAGCTCCGTGGACGAGGAAGTGTCCTCGCTGTTGCTGGGCGGTTATCTGAAGAACATTGTGTCGGACAAGCGCCAGCATCAGTTTTTCCATGAGTCCGACCTGAATCTGAACGAAATCTACCATTACACCCGGCAGTTCTTCCGCGGCGAGCTGGATTTCCTGGCGGTGTCCCAGCGCATCGCCAAGCATTTGTACGCGCGTTCGCAGCACCCCAACATCAACGCCGGCGATTTGCTGGTGATCCTGTTTTCCGGTCTCAACGACGGCGATCGCGAACTGCGCGCGCTGGGGGTGTTCAAGTCCGAAATCCGCGACGACTTCCTCACCGTGGTGGAGTCCGGCGATGTGTTCGACATCAGCCACGCCTCGGGCATCAATCCGCGCTTGATCGACAAGGGCGCGCTGATCCTGGAGCACGGCCCCACGGTCTACGCGGTGGACCGGCTCAGCCGCGAGGCCAAGTTCTGGCTGGACGATTTCCTGAAAGCGATGCGGGTGCCGGACAAGGCGTCCAGCAGCAAGATGATGGCCAGCGTGGTGGAGCAGCTGTCGGAGGAGATAGAGGACCCGCTGCAACAGGCGCGCTTCAAGGATGAATTCCTCAATCTGGTGAGCAGCGAGGAAGACGTGTCGGCCCGCCAACTGGCCAGCGCCGCCGAGAAGTTCGTGCCGCGCGAGCAGGTGGACCAGGCCATGGGCTCCGCCGCCGAATCCTACGGCTTCGCGCTGGACGAGGAGGCGAAGCTGCCGGCCAAGGGCATGGCGCGGCAGCTGGAAAAAACCCTGTCCAAGTACGGCGTCGGCCACGGCATCAGCGTGCTGCTGCCCACGGGCATCACGTTGAAGAATATCCAGTCGCAGAACGACGGCGAGGGCGAGTTGACCCTGACCCTGCGCCTGAACAAGCGCGGCTGA